Part of the Ruania alba genome is shown below.
GGTCAGCGCGGGGGAGACATTCTCCCCGTCGGCGGCGTGCCGGGCGGCCATTGCTGCGCCGTCGGTGATGTCCGGGCTGCTCAGGGCAAACGCGGGAACCGCGGGCAGCATTTCGTAGGGGTGCGGGGCCAGGGGACGTTCCAGGTCCATGACAACTCCTTGCGGCGTGACGGCGGACTTCCTCTCCTAACCTACGACGACTCGGCCGCGGTTCGCGCTGTAGGGGCCACTTGACAACGGGTGTGTCTCGTCGTTCACTGTTCGAACCGATGTTCGATGTCGGTGGTCGCTCCTACCGTGCAGGCAAGAGAGGAGGGACGATGAACGTCAGGACGAACAAGGCCCCCGCGCTGGATGTGGCAGGCAAGCTGGACGCTGCGCGGCGGGTGCTTGCCGTGGCCGAGGCCGGGGTGGGAGTGCGCACCCGGTTGGGTCGATCGGCAGGCGCGCCAGCAGGACCTGACTCCGTGGATCCCTCCTCGGTGAGTGAGTCTCCAGCGGGCCCGTGGAGCGAGCCGGCCGATGCTGGCGGCGAGATCGACCCGGAGCGGGCGTTCGGTGTTCCCGGCGTGCTGGCCCCGTTGTTCCCAGCAGGGCTGCGCCGAGGGAGCGCCGTCCAGGTGGTCGGTGGCACCTCGGTGCTGCTCTCGTTGGCTGCTTCAGCCGTGGCACGCGGGGCGTGGTGCGCGGTGGTGGACCTGCCTGATCTCGGTCTCGCCGCGGCCGCCGAGCTGGGGGTCCCACTGGAACGGACCGTCGTGGTGCCCCGGAGCGGTCCGGACGCCGCCGCCGTGCTTGGCGCCGTGGTGGATGGTGTGGACGTGGTGGTGCTCGGTCAGGGGGCGGCGCTCGCCGATCGGGAGCGCCGCACGATTGCCTCACGGGTCCGGGTGCGTGAGGCCGTTCTGCTGACCAGTGCGCCGTGGCCGGGTGCTGATGTGCTTCTCGAGGTGGTGCCCCGGGCGTGGCACGGGATCGGCCAGGGCAGCGGAGTGCTGCAGGCCGGGGAGCTGGCGATCACCGCCCACCACCGGCGCGTCGGCCGGTCCGTCACCGTGCACGCGATGCTCGGGGCACGTGGGTGGGAGCCGGCGAGAGAGGTGGCGGTGACCGGATCGGCCCCACGGCGTGCCTCAACCGCCGACCTGCAGTGGCGTGCCACGGAACCGGTCCTGGCGGTCACAGGTGGTCCGCCGGACCGCGTGCGTGACGGCGTCATGCATGACGACTTGGTACGAGCGGGGTGAGTGTGATGAGTGCAGCAGTTCCTGAGCAGGGGCCGTCGGTGCCGCCGCGCGGCAGGCAGAACGAGAGAGCACGCGGTGGGCAGCGAGGCCGTCCATCGAGCAGGTCGGGGCGAGCCGACGAGCCCGCCACCCGCCTCGCCGTGCTCTGGGTGCCGGACTGGCCGGTCGCTGCAGCGGTGGCTGACGGTGTGGTGAGCGCGCACGAGCCGGTGGCGATCCACGACGCGCGCGGGATCGTCGCCGCCTCGGCACGCGCCCGCGCCGAAGGGGTGCGGCGCGGGATGCGCCGTCGCAGCGCCCAAGGTCTCTGCCCCGACCTCGTCCTCGTCCCGATCGACGAAGGGCGGGACGTGCGAGCGTTTGAACCGGTGGTACAGGCCGTGGAGGAGGAGATACCGCTGGTTCAGGTGATGCGCCCCGGCGCGGTGGTGCTCGCGGCCGACGGTCCGAGTCGCTACCTCGGGTCCGAGGAGGCAGTGGCCGACGTGCTGATCGGGGCTGTGGCCGGTGCCGGTGCCGAGGCTCAGGTGGGGATCGCCGACGGGCAGCTCGCAGCCCTGCTCGCTGCTCGCGAGTCCACGATCGTCTCGCCGGGACGGTCCGGTGCATTTCTCGCCGATCGGGATGTCCGCGATCTCATCCATGTGACCACCACCCGGCAGGCGCGAGCGGAGATGACTGAGTTCACCGGAGTGCTGCGCCGTCTGGGGATCTCCACGCTCGGCGGGCTGGCAGCGATGCGGTCGGGGCAGGTGGCTGCCCGATTCGGGTCGTTGGGTGAGCGGGCACGCCGGTTGGCCATCGGGGGAGACGGTGCTCCGCCGTCGGGGCGCCGTGGGGAGCCGGAGCTGACCAGCACTGCCGAGCTGGACCCTCCCGCCCAGCGCGTGGACACTGCCACATTCGTGGCCAGGCGGCTCGCCGAGGACCTGCAGGGGCGGATGATGCGCCGTGGAGTGTTGTGCGGACGGCTGCGGGTGCGGGCGCGCACCGAGGACGGAGCCGAACTGGTGCGTACCTGGCGGATCGAAGGTGCACTCACCGCTGCCGAGCTGACCGACCGGGTGCGCTGGCAGCTCGACGGATGGCTCAGCGGTCGCAGCGGCCGGGCACCGAGTGCGGCGCTGACCCATCTGGAGATCGCCGCTGAAGAGGTCAGTCCTGCGGCCACCGTGGCCGAAGGGCTGTGGGGGCAGGTCGGTCGCGGGGAGCGACAGGCGGGTCGGGCCGCGTTGCGCGTGCAGGGGATGCTCGGTGAGAACGGCGTGCTGGCACCAGTGCTGGAAGGAGGTCGCGCCCCGCGGGACCGGGCACGCCTGGTGACCTGGGGGGATGAGGTGAGTCCGCTGCGTGATCCGAAAGCCCCGTGGCCGGGCCAGATCCCGCGGCCGCTGCCGGCCACGGTGCCCGCAGAGCCTGTCCCTGCGCGAGTGCAGGACGCCGCGGGAGTGCCGGTGCGTATCGATGCCCGAGGTGCGCTGTCCGCGGCGCCGACCCGGGTGGAGGTGTCGATGCCCGGGGTGCCACGCCGGCTTACCGTCTCCCGGTGGGCCGGTCCCTGGCCGGTGCACGAGCGATGGTGGGCGGGAGGCCGACCCCGACACTACTTGCAGGTGGTCGAGGAGGACGGGGTTGCTCTGCTGCTCGCCGGAGACGGGGAACAGTGGTGGGCGGAAGGGATCTACGACTGAGTGTGAGATCTGCCCTGAGCAGATCTGCCCTCAGACGCGTGCGCCCCGCGGGCGTGGCGGTGCTGCGCATGGTGGAGCTCCACAAAGAACGGAGCTCTCATGAGTGACACACTGCCGCTGTCCGAGCGGTTCGCCGACCAGTTAATGCAGCAACGCGTGATCCTCATCGCCGAGGAGGTCGACGATCCGCTTGCGGCCCGGGTGTGCAGCCAGCTCATGCTGCTCTCCGCCCAGGATCCGACGGCGGACATCGCCTTGCTCATCCACTCACCCGGCGGGTCGGTGCCGGCAGGGTTGGCCATGTACGACACGATGCGCCTCGTCCCCAACGATGTGATCACCCTCGGGATGGGACTGGCCGCCAGCATGGGCCAGGTGCTGTTGTGCGCCGGTGCTGCGGGGAAGCGCTATGCCCTGCCGCATGCTCGCATCCTCATGCATCAAGGGTCGGCCGGGCTGCAAGGCACCGCCGTGGACATCGCGATCCAGGCGGAGAACCTCGAGCACACCAAGGCCACCATGCTGGCGCTGATCGCCGAGCACACCGGACAGCCGGTGGAACGCATCGAACGCGACTCTGATCGTGACCGCTGGTTCACCGCCGAACAGGCAGTCGAGTACGGGTTCGTGGACGAGATCGTCACTTCGATGGCTCAGGTACTTCCCGGGCGCCGCCGGGCGGGACTGGGGGCGCAGCGATGACCGGCCAGTACACGATCCCCAGCGTGATCGAACGGACCAGCCGTGGTGAACGCGCCGCAGACGTGTACTCCCGGTTGCTCGGGGACCGCATCGTCTTCCTCGGCACCGAGATCGACGACGGGGTGGCCAACACGGTGATTGCCCAGCTCATCCATCTCGAATCGGCCGATCCAGGCGGTGAGATCAACCTCTACATCAACTCACCGGGTGGTTCGGTGACGGCGATGCTCGCCATCTACGACACCATGCAGTTCGTGCGTGCACCGATCGCGACGATCTGTGTGGGACAGGCGGCTTCGAGCGCCGCGGTGCTGCTCGCCGCCGGTGATCCAGGGCGGCGTGGGGTACTCCCACACGCCCGGGTGCTGCTGCACCCACCCTCCATGGGTGGGCAGGGCGCACTGCCCGACCTGCAGATCCAGGCGGCCGAGATCGCCCGGCTTCGTCATGCCGTGGACGAGGTGCTTTCCGCGCACACTGGGCAATCGCTGACGGTGCTGCAGGAGGACACGTCCCGAGATCGGATCTTCACCAGCGAGCAGGCGGTGGCGTATGGCCTGGTCGACGAGGTGGTGGCGAGCCGGAAGGAACTGCGGGCCGCCTGACGGCGAGGTTCGATCGCGCGGGTCAGGCGAGCTCAGCTGTGTGGCTGCCGGCCAGGGTGGCGCGCACCTCGGCGACGGTCACTTCGGCTGGGGAACCGATCACCCGAGCGGTGGGGATACCCGGGTCGGCGGTGTGGGAGTTGATGAACCAGACGCCTAGACCTGCCTCGTGCGCACTTGTCGCACCGGAGGTGGAGTCCTCGAAGGCAATGCTCCGGGCCGGGTCGATGCCAAGCCGGGCGATCGCCGTCAGGTACGGCTCCGGGTGCGGTTTGGGGGAGGTGACGTCGTCCGTGCTCACCAGAACCTGGAGCGAGCCGGCCGGGGCGGCATCGGCCAGCAGTGCGGCGTTCACCCCGGCGTTGTTTGTGACCAGGCCGCAGGGGATCCCGTCGGCGGCGAGCTGTTCCAGGAGCTCGTAGGCGCCGGGCAGCCACGGCATCTCGGCCCGCATCATGTCGGAGACATAGGCGACGGCGCGAGCGATGATCTGATCGAGCGTGCCCGGCACTCCGCGCGCAATCAGCACCTCGGCCCACCGTTCCATCGGGCGGCCGATGGAGGCCTCGAAGTCTGCCTGGGTCCACGTGGTGCCGATGCTGGCGGCCAGAGCCTCCTGGGCTGCTTGCCAGTGCGGCTCGGTGTCGACGAGGGTGCCGTCCATGTCGAACAGGACGCCGGCGGGGAGAGGAGAAGTCACCTCCTCACGGTACTGGGATGGGGTCGCCGGAGTGGCAGACAGTGGTGGGCTCGTCGGTGCGGTTGGTCACAACTGACGTGGTCTGGATCGCTCGGTGGGATATCCACAGGGGGAGTGCTGTGGTGGGAGGGGTTGTGGCACTCTCGTGGGCATGGTTGCTCGGGGGATGAGGGTGCGCGCTGGGGTTGTGGTGCTGGGTGTGGGGGTGGTGTTGGGGGCGTGTACGCCTTCTGGTGAGGAGCCGACGCCGACGGCGGAGCCTACGTCGGAGAGTCCGTCGCCTTCTGGGGAGGCGAGTGGGGAGTCGACGGATGAGCGGCCGGAGGTGGAGGCGCCGGAGCGGCCGGTGGAGATGGGGGAGGAGACCGTTGAGGGGGCGGTGGCCGCGGCGGAGTATTTCGTGGAGTTGTATCCGTATGTGTATGCCAGTGGTGATCTGACGGAGTGGGATGCCCTCAGTGATGAGGGGTGTGGGTTCTGTTCGAACGTTCGAGAACGGGCTGAAGAACTGCACGCTGATGGTGGATACAGTGTCGGCGGTGATGTCGAGGTTGCGGGAGCACAAGGTGGTGGGCCCTACGAAGATGACAGCTACGTCGTCGAGTTCGCCCTCACTATCGCGGAATCAGAGTTCCGCCACGCTGATGGAACGAGCACTACCTACAACGAAGTAGTAGAGCCGCGGTTTCTCGTTTCCATGATCTGGCGCGATGCGTCCTGGATCGTGCTCGGTATCAGTCAGGGCGAGGAGGGGGCGTAATGGCTAGGCGCGCGGTCATTGCACTAGTCGCGGCCACCGTGCTCATTGCGACTGGGGGTTCCACGGCTGCAGAGTCGGGCGACGGGGAGGACTGGCTTGACGCAGACATGGATGACTCGGGCGCCAGCCTTACAGGATTGAGGCAGTGGGAGATTCAGTCTGGACTGAGAGAGGTCGTTGGCAACAGTGCTGCCGATCAAGGCGTGCCTTCCGTCGACATCGGACTACCTGTTCCCGAGGACGATTCAGAGTTCGTCTTCGACGGCCCCGATGGCTTGTGCATGGCGACAGACTATGTCGCTCCCGTCGCGAACCTCGTCCCTTGTGACGATCGCCCCGTGGATGAGGAGGCTCCTGAGGCTCCTGAGGATCCTGAGGAGGAGGCGGATGAGCCGGAGCCGGTGATCATTACGGTGTCGGAGTCGGATTTTGCGGAGTTGCCGTTGGCGCCGGCGGAGTTTGGGGTGCAGCCTGATCCTGCTGATGGGGCGTGGACGGTGGTGAATATGGACACGATTGCGTATGCCTCGGATGATCCGCAGGTGGTGAGTACGCAGGTGTTGGGGTTCCCGGTGGCGGTGCGGGCGTCGCCGGTGGAGTTTGCGTGGGATTTTGGTGATGGGTCGGATCCGTTGGTGACGACCGATCCTGGTGCGCCGTATCCGGATCACACGGTGGCTTACGCCTACGCGCAGCCGGTGGAGGAGACGAGAGTGTCGTTGACGACGACGTGGGTGGGGGAGTTTCAGGTGGGTGGTCAGGGTCCGTGGATTCCGATTGCGGGGACGGCGCAGACCACGAGTGAGTCGGCTGCCTTTGAGGTGGTGGAGGTGACCACACGCCTGGTTCCCGGCCCGCAAGCGAACGGCTGAAGCGCGAGATAACGATCAAGGGGTGATGACGGAGACGCCGTACTCCTTCAGTTTCGCCGCGATCTGCGGTGGGGGAGCAGCATCGGTGACCAGGTAGGTGGCCCGGTCGAGCGTGGCGATCTGGGCGAACAGGTGCCGGGAGAACTTCGACGAGTCCGCCACCACGGCCACCCGCTCCGCATGGTCCATCATCTCGGCCATCATTGCCGCATCGCCGACATTGCTCGTGGAGAAGCCGCTGGTCGCCACGGCGCCCACGCCGATGATCGCCAGGTCTGCCCGCACAGCGATCTCGTCAGGTCGGTTCGTCACCCCGAACGACACCGAACCGGTGGTGGTCTGCGCAACGGTACGCACATGCCCGCCGAAGACATACAGCTCGCACTCCATCCCGCTCGGCAGCTCGGCGGGGACTCGTAGATTGTTCGTCGCGATCGTCAGGCCGCGACGATCTCGCAGGTGCCGGACCACGGCGAGCGTGGTGGTGCCCCCGTTGAGCATGATCACCGAATCGTCCTGGACGAGTCGGGCAGTGAGCGCGGCGATCTGTTCCTTCTGCTCCGTGTGCAGCCGCAACCGCAGGTCAAGTTTGCGGTCGCCGACGGGAGCCGCGGACTTGCTGACGGCGCCTCCGTGGGTGCGGATCACGAGGCCGTCCGCGTCCAGCTGGTCCAGGTCCCGCCGGATCGTGTCGATGGACACGTTGAACCGCTCCGCGAGTTCCCCGACGACCACTTGCCCCCGCTCAGCGACGAAGTCGGCCAATGCTCCACGCCGGTGCGCGGGGAGGTGGCGGGAGCGGTCCTGCGAGTCCAAGTCGGTTGGCGGCATGCACCTATTGGTAGCACGGGTTGCATGCCTCGCGCAGAAAACAGCACAATCCGGCGTGGCCTGCAACGGCGCCTGTGGGCCCGCTCGTTGGCCACCGCGCGAACCGGAATAGCGCTCGAAATCGGCCACCATTCGCGCTTAGTGCAGGTACCCTGCGTGCCTGCAGAGCTGCAGTCCTCCGCCTTGACGTCGTCGTCATGCCGCATTAAGGTCGCACAACACAGCAGAAAACTGCATGGAGCAGCACTGAAGTGCACACTTCGGCAGGTTCGGACTGACAATGACGACAGGAGTACGACATGAGCACTGGCGCTCGACGCACACGGCGGCTCGCCGGTGTGGCCGGATTGGCCGCACTGAGCCTGGTAGCCGCCGGCTGCAGCGGAGGGGGCGACGCCGACGGTGACGTCACCATCCAGTTCGCCCAGTGGTGGGAGCCCGAACTCCCCGACGGTGCGTTCGCTGAGATCATCGCCGGTTTCGAGGAGGCGAACCCCGGCGTCACCGTGGAACTGGTCTCCGCCCCATATGCCTCCACGCAGGAACAGCTTTTCGCAGGCTCGGCGTCGGGAACCATGCCCGACGTGATGGGCCTGGACGCCGTCTGGGTGAACGACTTCGCCAATCAAGGCGCGATCGCCGACCTCAGCGCGATGATGGGCGAGTACGGCTACGACGACAGCCAGCTCGCCAGCCAGGTGCAGGTGGACGGCTCCACCTACATGATCCCGGTGGTCAACTTCATCTACCCCCTCTTCACCAACGACGACCTCCTCGCCGAGGCCGGGGTGGACGCCCCGCCGACCACGCGCCAGGAGTTCCTCGACACCGCCGTGGCGATCTCGGAGCTCGGCGGGGACACGACCGGATGGGCGCTGCCGCTCTCCCTCGAGCAGCCCAACGGCGTGCTCAACGATGTGATGCCCTGGGCGTGGTCCTCCGGTGGCTCGATGCTCGCCGATGGCCAGCCCGACCTGACCAACCCCGAGATGACCTCGGCGGTCGAGTACGTCCAGGAGTTGTGGGACGCCGGCGCCGTGGCCCCTGGCTCGTTCACCATGAAGGAGCAGGACAAGGTCGAGGAGTTCACCAACGGCCGCGTCGGGATGATGATCTCCTCGCTCGCGCACATCAACCTGCTGCAGGAGACCAACCCGGACCTCAGCTTCAGCGTCTCGGCCATCCCCACCGAAGAAGGCTACGACGGCGAGTCCGGCCTGACCTACGCCTCCTGGGGCATCGGTGTCTCCGAGAGCACTGAGCACCCCGAGGAAGCCTGGGCGCTGATCGAGTACCTGATGGAGACCGAGACGAACGGCGAACTCTCCACCATCGCCAACGGGTTCCCCGGCAACACCGAGGCCGTGCCCGGCTTCGTCGAGGACGACCCGCTGATGGCGGACGCCTTCGAGATCTACCAGAACACCACGCCGGTCAACGAGTTCTCCGGTCTGCCCGCCGCTGAGCAGCTGATGCGTTCCTTCGCCGAGCAGCTCCAGGCTGCCCTGAACGGTGATCAGAGTGTCGACCAGATGCTCGAGCAGACCCAGACCGCCTGGTCCGACGAGTTCTAGGGAGGCAGCCGTGCCCCTGCCCGCCACACACGTGGTGGCGGGCAGGGCGGCGCAGACCGACATGACCACACCGCTCGCATCTGGACCCACCTCCCCGGCGAGGGCGTCCGGCCAAGCCGGCCCTCCGCCGTCGGGTGGGGAGAACACGTCCCCGACGGCGCCGCGCCGGCGGCCCTCACACGTGGGCCGCATGCTCGAACCGCTGGCGTTCCTCTCACCGACGCTGATCCTGCTCGCCGTGCTCATGGTGCTGCCGATCGTGCTGGTGATCGGGTACGCGTTCATGGACAACGTAGTGACGAACCCGGACCCGGAGTTCGTCGGCACGGCCAATCTGGTCGAGATCGCCACCGACCCCACCTTCCACATCGCCCTGCGCAACACGGTGGTGTTCACCGTTGTCAGCGTGATCGCGCACATGATCCTCGGGCTGACCTTTGCGATGCTGCTGAACAGCAAGCGGATCTCCGCCGCCAGTCGGGCGGTGCTGCGTGCGATCTATGTGCTCCCGTGGCTGTTCACCGTGGCCGTCATCGCTGTGCTGTGGCGGATGTTGCTGGCACCGAGCGGCGTGATCAACTACCTGCTCTCGACCAATGTGGAGTGGTTGGCCGACCCGCGTCTCGCACTGGGCACCGTCACCGTGATCAACATCTGGGCCGGTTACCCGTTCTTCATGGTGAGCCTGCTCGCCGGCCTGCAGGGTATTCCCGGCGATCTGTATGAGGCCGCCCGCGTGGACGGTGCCTCCCCGGTGCAGCAGTTCTTCCACGTGACCCTGCCGCAGTTGCGGCAGATCATCGTCAGCCTGCTGCTGCTCGACATGATCTGGACTTCCGCGCAACAGTTCGCGCTGATCTGGATGACCACCGGCGGTGGCCCGCTCAGTACTACCGAGATGCTCTCCACCTACACCTACAAGCTGGCCTTCGACGACTACGAGTTCGGGCTCGCCTCGGCCAGTGCCGTGCTCGTGCTGCTCGTGTCCATGGTGCTGGCGTTCTTCTACGTCCGCCACGAGAAGGCAAGGGAGTCGGCATGACAGCCCCGGCCACACACGCTTCCACTCGCCGGGACATCCCGGCCCGGATCTTCACCTGGATCGGCCTACTGATTGGTGCCGCCTTCGCAGGCCTGCCGGTGCTGTGGATGCTCTCCAGTTCGTTCAAGTCCAACCGGGAGATCTTCGAGTTCCCGCCCAGGTTGTTGACCGAATCGTTCAGTTTCGACTCCTACCTGGCGATCCTCGGTGACCCCAGCCGGCTGCGCTTCTTCACCAACAGCTACGTGGTGGCGATCTGCGTGACGATCCTGACATTGATCGTGGCGATCCACGCCGCCTATGCATTCAGTCGGTTTGCGTTCCGGGCGAAACACCCGCTGAAACTGTTGATCATCAGCGTGCAGGCAGTCCCACCGATCACCGTGCTGATTCCCTATTTTGGGATCATCGTGGCGCTGAAGATGTACGACACCTATCCCGGCCTGATATTCACGTACATGCTGTTCACGCTGCCCTACGCGATCATCATGATGACCAGCTATCTGAACTCCCTCCCGCGGGAGCTCGACGAGGCCGTCCGCGTGGACGGCGGAAGCTCCATGACGGCGCTGTGGCGCGTGCTCGTGCCGGTCTCGGTCCCCGGGATCGTCTCGGTGGGTGTCTACACATTCATGATCGCCTGGAACGAGTATCTCTTCGCGCTCACCCTCACCAGCAGCGAGTCAATGCGTACCGTTCCGATCGGATTGCAGTTGCTCATGGGCCAGCACTCGTTCCAGTGGAACGAGATCATGGCGATGAGCATTCTCGGATCCATTCCTGTTCTCGCTCTCTTCCTCTTCTTCCAGCGTTATTTCATGAGCGGCCTGACCTCGGGCGCGGTCAAGCACTGACCGCATCGATAACACCACCACAACAACAAGGAGTAAGTGTGCTCACTAATGGAAACGTCCTGCTGACCGCCGCCCACGAGGGGAATTATGCCGTCCCGGCGTTCAACATCAGCGACTACGCCATGTTCAACGGGATCATGGAGATCAGCGAGGCCGAACAGGCGCCCTTGATCGCGGCGATCCACCCCGACGAGCTCGCTCACTTCGGCCGCGACGCCGTGGCCGCCCTCCGGGAACGGGCCCACCGGTCCAGCATCCCGGTCGCCATCCACTGGGACCACGGTGGCAGCTATGAGCAGATGCTCACCGCCATCCAGGTCGGATTCACCTCGGTGATGATCGACCGGTCGATGGACTCCTTCGAGGAGAACGTGCGCGTCACCCAGAAGGTGGTGGAGACGGCGCACGCGGTGGGCGTGAGCGTGGAAGCCGAGCTGGGCACCATCGGCGCCGCGGACTCCTACGGTGAGGCGGGGGCGCTGGAGATCATCTACACCACCCCCGAGGAGGCGGTGGAGTTCGTGCGCCAGACGGGCGTGGACAGCCTCGCCATCGCGATCGGCACCTCGCACGGGCTCTTCCCACCCGAGGTCACCCCCGAGATCAAGATCGATCTGCTGCGCGAGATCAAGGAAGCGGTACAGATCCCGCTCGTACTGCACGGCGGCTCGGGCAACCCGGACGAGGAGATCGGCCAGGCCGCCAAACTTGGGATCAACAAGATCAACATCTCCAGCGACATCAAGGTGGCCTATCACGAGGAGATGCGCGCGGTGCTGGCCGACCCGAAGGTGCGCGAGCCGAACGTGATCCAGCCTCGCTGCATCGAGGCCATGAAGCAGGTGGCGGCGCACAAGATCCGGCTGTTCGGCGCAGACGGTCGCGCCTCCGGGGTGCCGGCTATCAGCGGTGTCCAGGCCCGGGTCTGACATGACACCGGAGGTTCTCCTCGGCTTCGGCGGCAACGTCGACGTCGAGATCACCTGGGACGATGCCGTGCTCACGCGCCTCGCCGCCGAGCACGGCATCGCCCAGCGCGAGCTGGACACCGAGGTGGAGATCACCGACGAACGCAGCCTGGTGATCTCCATCCTTGCCTTCGTCCAGGCAGGTCAGGGCGGTGAACGGTTCGTCGCCGACGGCGAGACGCTCGGGAGATTCCCGGAACAGTTCGCGCGCAGGTGGACCCTCGGCGGAACGGGGATCCGTGCGGCACTGACGCTACGCACCCTCGGTGTGCCGAGCATGGTGCATCTGGTCAGCACCAACCCGATCATCCGGGAGCTGCTGCCCACCGACGTGCACCGCCTGAGCAGCGCCACCGAGGACTCCCTGCACCCGCACCTGATCGTGCAATTCCCTCGCGGTGCACGGGTGCGCACCGAGCGCCTCGACGTGACAGCGCCGAAAGCCAACCGGCTCATCTACGTCAACGACCCGCCGAACCGTGACCTCGTGCTCAGCGACAAGATCGACGATGTGGCACCGCACCTGCGGGTGCTGCTGGTCACCGGGCTGAACAGCATGCAGGACCCGGCCCTCGTGGAGGACCGGCTGCATCGGATCGCCCAGGTGGTCGATGCGATGCCCGACGGCGGAGTCGTCCTTTTCGAGGACGCCGGCCAGCACGTGGCAGCGCTGGGGGAGCGGGTGCTCGCCACGATGGCGAGGCTCGCCGACGTCGTCAGCATGAACGAGGACGAACTGTTCGGCCACCTGGGCCGGACGTTCGATCTGAACGACGCGACCGCCGTCGGGAAGGCATTGCGTGAGGCACGCGAACGGATCGGCGTGCGCACCCTGGTGGTGCACACTCAGCACTGGGCAGCCGCCGCCGGGCCCTTCGCGCACACGCTCGTGCCGGCGCTGCGTTCGGGCGTTGTGGCCGCCGGAACCCGCTATCTGGTCGGTGACGGTGCGACGCAGGCTCACCACGAGGCCACTGCTCAGCTGCCGGTCCAGCCAAGCGCCGCCGAGGTGGCTGCCGCACTGGAGTCGGAAACCGATCTCGTGTGTGTGCCGGCCCTGCACCTGACCACCGACACCCCCACCACCATCGGCCTCGGGGACACCTTCATCGGCGGACTCGTCGCCGCTCTCACGACCGATCGCACCGCACTGTTGGAAGGAACGCATCGATGACCGTAATCCCGCTCCCCGCGAATCGCCCACCCGACCGGTTCTACCGGGGCGGCACCCGGTTAGCGGAGCTCCGCGGGGAGAACACCGTGGGGGAGTACGAGCCGGAGGACTGGGTCGGGTCGGCCACCACGGTGCATGGAGAAGCACCGACCGGGCTCACGAGGCTGCCGGACGGACGGCTGCTGCGCGAGGCCATCGAGACGGATCCGCAGTGGTGGCTCGGCCCGGACCACGTGGCCGCCTACGGCGCGGACGCGATGTTGCTGGTGAAGCTGCTCGACGCCGGCGAGCGGCTTCCCGTGCACGCCCATCCCGACCGCGCGTTCGCCAAGGAGCACTTCGCCGCCGCGCACGGCAAGACGGAGGCATGGTTCCTGCTGACCGGCGGAAGCCTGCACCTGGCT
Proteins encoded:
- a CDS encoding HAD family hydrolase, whose product is MTSPLPAGVLFDMDGTLVDTEPHWQAAQEALAASIGTTWTQADFEASIGRPMERWAEVLIARGVPGTLDQIIARAVAYVSDMMRAEMPWLPGAYELLEQLAADGIPCGLVTNNAGVNAALLADAAPAGSLQVLVSTDDVTSPKPHPEPYLTAIARLGIDPARSIAFEDSTSGATSAHEAGLGVWFINSHTADPGIPTARVIGSPAEVTVAEVRATLAGSHTAELA
- a CDS encoding DUF6318 family protein, whose amino-acid sequence is MRVRAGVVVLGVGVVLGACTPSGEEPTPTAEPTSESPSPSGEASGESTDERPEVEAPERPVEMGEETVEGAVAAAEYFVELYPYVYASGDLTEWDALSDEGCGFCSNVRERAEELHADGGYSVGGDVEVAGAQGGGPYEDDSYVVEFALTIAESEFRHADGTSTTYNEVVEPRFLVSMIWRDASWIVLGISQGEEGA
- a CDS encoding ClpP family protease, with product MSDTLPLSERFADQLMQQRVILIAEEVDDPLAARVCSQLMLLSAQDPTADIALLIHSPGGSVPAGLAMYDTMRLVPNDVITLGMGLAASMGQVLLCAGAAGKRYALPHARILMHQGSAGLQGTAVDIAIQAENLEHTKATMLALIAEHTGQPVERIERDSDRDRWFTAEQAVEYGFVDEIVTSMAQVLPGRRRAGLGAQR
- a CDS encoding extracellular solute-binding protein is translated as MSTGARRTRRLAGVAGLAALSLVAAGCSGGGDADGDVTIQFAQWWEPELPDGAFAEIIAGFEEANPGVTVELVSAPYASTQEQLFAGSASGTMPDVMGLDAVWVNDFANQGAIADLSAMMGEYGYDDSQLASQVQVDGSTYMIPVVNFIYPLFTNDDLLAEAGVDAPPTTRQEFLDTAVAISELGGDTTGWALPLSLEQPNGVLNDVMPWAWSSGGSMLADGQPDLTNPEMTSAVEYVQELWDAGAVAPGSFTMKEQDKVEEFTNGRVGMMISSLAHINLLQETNPDLSFSVSAIPTEEGYDGESGLTYASWGIGVSESTEHPEEAWALIEYLMETETNGELSTIANGFPGNTEAVPGFVEDDPLMADAFEIYQNTTPVNEFSGLPAAEQLMRSFAEQLQAALNGDQSVDQMLEQTQTAWSDEF
- a CDS encoding DeoR/GlpR family DNA-binding transcription regulator, encoding MPPTDLDSQDRSRHLPAHRRGALADFVAERGQVVVGELAERFNVSIDTIRRDLDQLDADGLVIRTHGGAVSKSAAPVGDRKLDLRLRLHTEQKEQIAALTARLVQDDSVIMLNGGTTTLAVVRHLRDRRGLTIATNNLRVPAELPSGMECELYVFGGHVRTVAQTTTGSVSFGVTNRPDEIAVRADLAIIGVGAVATSGFSTSNVGDAAMMAEMMDHAERVAVVADSSKFSRHLFAQIATLDRATYLVTDAAPPPQIAAKLKEYGVSVITP
- a CDS encoding DNA polymerase Y family protein; its protein translation is MSAAVPEQGPSVPPRGRQNERARGGQRGRPSSRSGRADEPATRLAVLWVPDWPVAAAVADGVVSAHEPVAIHDARGIVAASARARAEGVRRGMRRRSAQGLCPDLVLVPIDEGRDVRAFEPVVQAVEEEIPLVQVMRPGAVVLAADGPSRYLGSEEAVADVLIGAVAGAGAEAQVGIADGQLAALLAARESTIVSPGRSGAFLADRDVRDLIHVTTTRQARAEMTEFTGVLRRLGISTLGGLAAMRSGQVAARFGSLGERARRLAIGGDGAPPSGRRGEPELTSTAELDPPAQRVDTATFVARRLAEDLQGRMMRRGVLCGRLRVRARTEDGAELVRTWRIEGALTAAELTDRVRWQLDGWLSGRSGRAPSAALTHLEIAAEEVSPAATVAEGLWGQVGRGERQAGRAALRVQGMLGENGVLAPVLEGGRAPRDRARLVTWGDEVSPLRDPKAPWPGQIPRPLPATVPAEPVPARVQDAAGVPVRIDARGALSAAPTRVEVSMPGVPRRLTVSRWAGPWPVHERWWAGGRPRHYLQVVEEDGVALLLAGDGEQWWAEGIYD
- a CDS encoding ClpP family protease — protein: MTGQYTIPSVIERTSRGERAADVYSRLLGDRIVFLGTEIDDGVANTVIAQLIHLESADPGGEINLYINSPGGSVTAMLAIYDTMQFVRAPIATICVGQAASSAAVLLAAGDPGRRGVLPHARVLLHPPSMGGQGALPDLQIQAAEIARLRHAVDEVLSAHTGQSLTVLQEDTSRDRIFTSEQAVAYGLVDEVVASRKELRAA